GGATGTTTGTGAAACAGAGTACAATCATCCAACAGTGAATCTGAATGATACATTTAGATTCGGTCACACCAAAAAGTTACTAGAAGTACAATGCAACTAATGGAACACCTGCAGAGGTGTGGGGTCAAAAAGTCCCTAATAATGATAATTCTAAAAGAGTTGGCCGGTGGAGAGCAACATGTTGGTATAACTGAGGACCGTTGTAGGAATATGTTTAGGGCCAAGGGTAGAAAGTCTATAAGGATTGACTATCAACAAGCCATCAATTATTTAAATAGAAATCACACTACAGATGCAGGGTTCTTTTATGCAATCCGTGTCAACGAGGAGCAACAGTTGACAGGGATATTTTGGATAGATAGTCGTGCACGAGAACAATATAAGAAGTTTAGTGATGTAATTGTGTTTGACACaacttataataaaaataagtatAAGTTTCCACTCGCTCCATTTACTGATGTTAACCATCACATGCAATGTATATTATTCGGTTGTGGCTTAATAGCCGATGAAACGAAGGATTCATTCATATGGTTTTTTCAGACGTGGCTTCAAGCAATGCACAACATTCATCCAAAGGCAATATTCACTGACGAAGATCCCAGGATAATAAGAGCTATCCGGCATATATTTCCATCTACTGTCCATCGGCTATGTGGATGGCATTTGGAGAAGCACAGGATCATTCACATGAGGCCTTTATTTAAGAAATATGCAGATTTGAAAGCAGTAAATAAAAATTGCATTAATGATTCAAAATCACCATCTGAATTTGAGGTGAGATGGCGTAGTATGATTCAGAAGTATAATTTAAAGGAGCATAAGTGGTTGAGGAGGCAGTACAAAATACGCATGCATTAGGTGTCATGTTATTATGttgattctttttttgttggtatgAGCACGACACAAAGAGTGGAGTCAATGAACAATTACTTTAAAGGTTTCTTCACACCTTCCACCCCAATTAATAAAGTTGTGACACAATATGAAGAGGCTATTaagaaaatatgggaaaaagaagctaAGGTAGACTTCGATTGCATCACCTCAACTCCTTCTTGTCGTACATCCCATAAAATTGAGAAGCAAGCCGCAAATGTTTATATGATAAAGGTGTTCACCACGGAGGAGTGATATGTATGTTTTGGTCTTGAGCTAAGCAGTGTGATTGGAAGATCTCAGTTAAGAGGTACGTGGTGTTTTCGATGGATGGGGATCAAGAGAATAATGTGTACTATGTGCTAGACAACCAAGAGGCCGAAATTACCACTTGTGATTGCAAGATGTTTGAGCAGAAAGGCTTACTCTGCAGGCATATACTTAAAGTGTATGTGAAAACTGATAGATCCCAGATTCCACAACAATATGTTTTGCCTAGATGGCCCAAATCTGCCCTATATAATAGTAGTGGGAGTGGACGTGTTGAGGGCTCATCTGAAGAACAACCCCTACCTATGTGGAAACTTCATGACATTGTTAACCGGATAGCCACTAAAGGATCTCTTTCCCAATAAAGGTTTGATGTTGCACTAAAAGTTTTGAGTGAAGGTTTAGAAGAGGTGTTGAAATTGGAACCAGTTGTTGGgtcttttactttcaatttGGGATCACATTGCGGCATTGACATACCTTTGAATCAGGACTGTCCTTCTGCCATAGATCCGAGATAGTGCTCTACAACGAGAGGGAGACTTAAAAATTCTCATCTGAGGTCAGTCACGGAGAATATCTCTAACAGAAGGGCTTACCATAGCTCGAGTTGCAATGGTATATGGCATAACGTGACAAGTTGTAGTAGGGTGagagtctttatctttcttcttcacatGTTATTGTTAAATAATTATAGtagtttttcaatttcttatttatcactaacattgaaaaaaaaaatcctcctcTAAATCTGTTAGGTTAATGCAAATACCGCGGATGCAAATACCCAGTTGCCAATCAACCAATGCAAATAGATTTGAACAGTAATACTTTATTTTTaccctcctttttttattttaattatattaataTGCCATATCTTAGTATCATAACAAGTCGTTGATTCTTTTGTGGGTCCTCCCAATATTGAATGGTACCACTCGAGTCAATTTGCATAGACCATTTACTAAGGTAATGCTCATAAtgttgttttcttgttcttttatcTCAATAGTGGCTGACTCTAAATATGTCCCATTTATATTGTTCTGATTTGCTTAAAAGATTGCAGATACAACAAATTCTTGTTGCAGTtcgagtggtggtggtggtactCTGTAGCCAATGGCATCCTTTCCCCTCCTTCTCtcattttagattccatttttattttatctttacaTTTTCTCTGCAAGTTGAGAACATGAATAATGGCTTTTTAACATTTGTTTTTCTGTTAAATGTGTTTGACAGGGTGTCatcatatttttctcaaaattcacTTGTATGTTTAAAATTTAATTGATAATCTGCATCAATATGTTAAAAACATTAACCAAATTGGTATAGGTTGATGAGTATGAACTGATGTTCCTAAAAACATGGGTATGAACTTTGTCTTGAGAAGGCATCAGAGGATGTTATAAGAAAAGCCAAGGAAGCTTTCGTATGTGTTCTTGACCATGAAGTTGGGTTTTGGGGCATGAGTTGTGATGAATTATGATGGGTAGctagttttttatattaattgTCTTTTGGATGTTCTCTGAGACATCAAAAGTATGATTTATGGATGGCAATCTTATTATTCCAGGAGGTCAATGGTTAACAGGAATATGTTAGATAGAAAAATAGTTTGTGTATGgagttcttttaatttttttttttttcccaaatgaAAGTTTTTGTATGGAGTTGTATTAAACTGAAAacaatcaaagaaagaaagatatttAGTGTTTGTAGTCAGTAACAGATTTTCTGGGGTAAGAACTTGGATGCTTGTGATCAACCAGCTATGCTGACTTGACCTAATTGGTGTAtttgttgggacttgggagtggTGCTTTGAGTTTATAAA
This Macadamia integrifolia cultivar HAES 741 chromosome 10, SCU_Mint_v3, whole genome shotgun sequence DNA region includes the following protein-coding sequences:
- the LOC122092188 gene encoding protein FAR1-RELATED SEQUENCE 5-like, encoding MIILKELAGGEQHVGITEDRCRNMFRAKGRKSIRIDYQQAINYLNRNHTTDAGFFYAIRVNEEQQLTGIFWIDSRAREQYKKFSDVIVFDTTYNKNKYKFPLAPFTDVNHHMQCILFGCGLIADETKDSFIWFFQTWLQAMHNIHPKAIFTDEDPRIIRAIRHIFPSTVHRLCGWHLEKHRIIHMRPLFKKYADLKAVNKNCINDSKSPSEFEVMGKLVDIVIFIHKEIMEAFGTKGENLMILQSELKHQRKLVRSLEKKTLWSNNLDKVMTLEVMGKLVDIVIFIHKEIMEAFGTKVVQASSLPLFTAIPK